Proteins co-encoded in one Cytobacillus sp. NJ13 genomic window:
- a CDS encoding DNA alkylation repair protein → MTYEEIMQKLEELGTEQTKRIFMNHGAKEPFFGVKVGDLKKLVKHVKKDHELALQLYESGNHDAMYLAGLSVNPKLMTKETLQGWAEKAYWYMAAEYTVAQVAAESNYALELAREWIKSEDEMVSVCGWSTYSNYVSITPDDELDVSEIRALLNKVKNTIHEEKNRVRYVMNGFVISVGSYVPELNAEAKNVAAHIGKVHVDVGNSACKVPLAKEYIEKVESKKRVGFKRKSCIC, encoded by the coding sequence ATGACTTACGAAGAAATCATGCAAAAGCTAGAGGAGCTTGGTACAGAGCAAACGAAGCGGATCTTCATGAATCACGGGGCGAAGGAACCTTTTTTTGGCGTGAAGGTTGGAGATTTGAAAAAGCTGGTGAAGCATGTAAAGAAGGATCATGAGCTGGCACTTCAATTATATGAGTCAGGAAATCATGATGCGATGTATTTGGCAGGGCTATCTGTCAATCCGAAGCTAATGACAAAAGAGACTTTACAGGGTTGGGCTGAGAAGGCATATTGGTACATGGCTGCGGAGTATACAGTTGCCCAGGTGGCAGCGGAAAGTAATTATGCTCTAGAATTGGCCCGAGAGTGGATCAAATCGGAGGATGAAATGGTTTCGGTTTGCGGCTGGAGCACGTATTCCAATTATGTATCGATCACACCTGATGATGAGCTGGATGTCAGTGAAATAAGAGCATTATTGAATAAAGTTAAGAATACCATTCATGAAGAAAAAAACCGAGTAAGGTATGTGATGAATGGCTTTGTCATCTCAGTGGGCTCTTATGTACCGGAGCTGAATGCGGAAGCAAAGAATGTCGCTGCGCATATCGGAAAAGTGCATGTGGATGTCGGAAACTCTGCCTGTAAAGTTCCTTTAGCCAAGGAATATATTGAGAAGGTGGAGTCGAAAAAGCGGGTTGGGTTTAAGCGGAAGTCTTGTATATGCTAA
- a CDS encoding serine hydrolase domain-containing protein, which yields MAVLPSSLLKIILVLFLLYSFSYTLLENSASADEVIEAKIEKGIKDYLEEYQVPGASVAIVHNNELFFSKSWGVTGESEEEVTEQTPFTIGSISKSLTGMAIMKLADNGTIRLDAGIQEYLPWFTLKNGRAAEITVEQLLAQTSGLSTYDGLALSDKELAGSNAIKNQVKKFSEVELTAEPGEKHQYSNANFLVLGALIEELTGMSYAEFMQKQIFEPLGMKNAAANKEGAYKNGYLSGYQSWLGMPVKSSVAYDNAGAPYGYITASSADMVQFVKILSGKGPDHFISDKTLDLFMAPQVQTGEDRYYGLGIRISHPDTPNETIWHSGSTPDSHAEVFYIPETGWGGVILTNKNHILEEDGLYYLKNHIISLLNGDEPEQVPNHSLTIQYIMLGCVLLLVILSIYLWKRFRTQKFLKKGMGLFLGMLFIGLSAALFPLFTFSTSSPWNSISVFAPDIALLTILAVIMLAINGLLVITLAFKSTR from the coding sequence ATGGCAGTCTTGCCGTCCAGTTTATTAAAGATAATATTGGTTCTTTTCTTGCTCTATTCATTTAGTTATACTTTGCTTGAAAATTCGGCTTCAGCTGATGAAGTCATCGAAGCAAAAATTGAGAAGGGCATTAAGGATTACCTTGAAGAATATCAAGTTCCTGGAGCTTCAGTTGCCATCGTCCATAATAATGAGCTGTTTTTTTCAAAATCATGGGGAGTTACTGGAGAATCAGAGGAGGAGGTTACAGAACAAACTCCTTTTACGATTGGCTCCATAAGCAAATCATTAACGGGAATGGCCATTATGAAATTAGCTGATAATGGAACCATCCGCCTGGATGCTGGCATTCAAGAATATCTTCCCTGGTTTACCCTGAAAAATGGGAGAGCTGCCGAAATAACAGTGGAGCAATTGCTCGCGCAAACAAGCGGGTTGAGTACCTACGACGGGCTGGCGCTATCTGATAAAGAGTTAGCAGGCAGTAATGCTATTAAGAATCAAGTCAAGAAATTTTCAGAAGTTGAACTGACTGCTGAACCTGGTGAGAAACATCAATACAGCAATGCCAATTTTTTAGTTCTGGGTGCACTGATTGAAGAACTAACAGGAATGTCATATGCGGAGTTTATGCAAAAGCAGATCTTTGAGCCTTTAGGGATGAAAAATGCTGCAGCTAATAAGGAGGGAGCTTATAAGAATGGATACCTCAGCGGCTATCAATCCTGGTTAGGAATGCCGGTGAAAAGTTCTGTAGCCTATGATAATGCAGGCGCACCATACGGATACATTACGGCTAGTTCTGCAGATATGGTTCAATTTGTAAAAATATTGAGCGGGAAAGGGCCGGATCATTTTATCAGTGACAAAACATTGGATTTATTTATGGCACCGCAGGTCCAAACAGGAGAAGACCGATATTATGGTTTAGGAATACGCATATCACATCCGGATACTCCCAATGAAACTATCTGGCATTCTGGTTCTACCCCTGATTCGCATGCAGAAGTCTTTTATATTCCGGAAACCGGCTGGGGCGGCGTGATTCTGACCAATAAGAATCATATTTTAGAAGAAGATGGACTTTACTATCTGAAGAATCATATTATTAGTCTATTAAATGGCGATGAGCCTGAACAAGTACCTAATCATAGTTTGACCATACAATACATTATGCTGGGGTGTGTCCTGCTGCTAGTTATACTTTCAATCTATTTATGGAAAAGATTTAGAACCCAGAAGTTTTTAAAAAAGGGAATGGGGCTTTTCTTAGGGATGCTTTTTATTGGCCTGTCAGCAGCACTATTCCCTCTTTTCACATTTAGCACATCTTCTCCTTGGAATTCCATCTCTGTCTTTGCACCTGATATTGCCCTTTTAACGATTTTGGCTGTAATTATGCTTGCAATAAATGGGCTGCTGGTTATTACATTAGCCTTTAAAAGTACGAGGTAA
- a CDS encoding cupin domain-containing protein, with product MVKYLDYTSPSLNYFFDVNKSNLMKKDNRNFINVLGIQQLNTLEDVSLLDIYLSKSNVVEPHYHQNAAELVYCISGAATVSLLNPFTKQIQNYYITPGQVANVPQGWWHYEVANTDSTHLLAIFNAPTPEVILGSDILKLTPSNIMAHTYCMDEKQWKKTVAPVQPSAFIGPTKDCSRNAYSPEPNQQYQYTQQYFPPQMYYY from the coding sequence ATGGTTAAATACTTGGATTACACCTCTCCGTCTTTAAATTACTTTTTTGATGTGAACAAAAGCAATCTGATGAAAAAAGATAACCGAAACTTTATAAATGTGTTGGGTATTCAGCAATTAAACACACTTGAAGATGTCTCGCTTCTGGATATCTATCTAAGTAAAAGCAATGTAGTAGAGCCCCATTATCACCAAAATGCTGCTGAATTAGTGTATTGTATCTCTGGGGCAGCGACTGTTTCATTGCTAAATCCATTTACAAAACAAATCCAGAACTATTACATTACACCTGGGCAAGTAGCCAATGTCCCTCAGGGCTGGTGGCATTATGAGGTAGCTAATACCGACAGCACTCATCTGCTGGCCATCTTTAATGCGCCAACGCCGGAGGTTATCTTAGGATCTGACATTCTCAAATTAACACCTTCAAATATAATGGCACACACTTATTGTATGGATGAAAAGCAATGGAAAAAGACCGTAGCACCTGTCCAGCCTTCGGCCTTTATTGGCCCGACAAAAGACTGCAGCAGAAACGCTTATAGCCCGGAACCAAACCAGCAATACCAATACACACAGCAATATTTCCCTCCGCAGATGTATTATTATTGA
- a CDS encoding VanZ family protein, with protein sequence MLFFISRGFWSDMPLMEYMKLSSNLVPFKTINGYVMAISNGSMNLIIPIKNLAGNVAAFLPMGIFLPYFIRRLNKLKSFAVTMTVMVISVEIIQLVTRRGSLDIDDFILNIIGALIGFGLWKMMTARKLERKQSSF encoded by the coding sequence CTGCTCTTCTTTATATCGAGAGGATTTTGGTCGGACATGCCGTTAATGGAATATATGAAGCTTTCCTCAAACCTTGTGCCCTTTAAAACAATTAATGGGTATGTGATGGCTATTTCCAATGGAAGTATGAATTTAATCATTCCTATAAAAAACCTTGCCGGCAATGTGGCTGCATTTTTGCCAATGGGAATTTTTCTGCCCTATTTTATTAGAAGGCTAAACAAACTTAAATCATTTGCAGTTACCATGACTGTCATGGTCATTAGTGTGGAGATTATACAGCTGGTCACTAGAAGAGGCAGTTTAGATATTGATGACTTTATTCTAAATATTATTGGAGCTTTAATAGGGTTTGGATTATGGAAAATGATGACTGCCAGGAAATTAGAGAGAAAGCAGTCATCATTTTAA